A genomic segment from Coccinella septempunctata chromosome 3, icCocSept1.1, whole genome shotgun sequence encodes:
- the LOC123310334 gene encoding uncharacterized protein LOC123310334, with protein sequence MPDCDTCTGSISSRSPGLKCSGCGKFFHAKCVNLSKGDVPRFQMPGVSWNCGGCRSGGDVHKRRSLAFPVHNVVEASPDSLSVLQNIQSEMKSLVAKYETLLESVNFCSDSVSSFERSMSAIDRMMVDMERITRENMQLKSTVKDLQERMEVLEQQSRVNNLEICGVPEKANENVSHIISRVAEVIGCPINSSDVDSFYRVPTFDISRPKPIVVKFTSKQKRDDFLGASKTKRRQSLQPNKGLKIENISDNLYINEHLTPKNKKLLKKTKEVTRSKNYKFAWTRNGFIFVRKDDRSRVVRVSSEEDLSKIV encoded by the coding sequence ATGCCTGATTGCGATACATGTACGGGAAGCATCTCTTCTAGATCCCCGGGATTGAAATGCAGTGGTTGcgggaaattttttcatgccaAATGCGTGAACCTTTCTAAAGGTGACGTTCCTCGCTTTCAAATGCCTGGGGTTTCTTGGAACTGCGGTGGATGCAGGAGCGGGGGAGATGTGCATAAGCGGCGATCGCTCGCCTTTCCTGTGCATAATGTTGTGGAGGCCTCCCCAGACTCGCTCAGCGTGCTGCAGAATATTCAATCAGAAATGAAGTCCCTTGTTGCTAAATATGAAACTCTTCTTGAATCCGTCAACTTCTGTAGTGACTCCGTCTCTTCGTTTGAGCGCAGCATGTCTGCGATTGATCGAATGATGGTCGATATGGAGCGGATAACCAGAGAAAATATGCAGCTGAAATCTACCGTGAAGGATTTACAGGAGCGCATGGAGGTATTGGAGCAACAGAGTAGAGTCAACAACTTGGAGATCTGTGGTGTTCCCGAGAAGGCCAATGAGAACGTTTCTCATATCATTTCTAGGGTTGCAGAGGTTATTGGTTGTCCCATTAACTCATCCGATGTGGATAGTTTTTACAGAGTCCCAACATTTGACATTTCTAGACCAAAGCCTATCGTGGTTAAGTTCACATCGAAACAGAAGCGGGATGATTTTCTCGGAGCATCTAAGACCAAACGTCGTCAGTCACTGCAACCTAACAAGGGCTTGAAGATTGAGAATATCTCTGATAATTTATATATTAATGAACACTTGACTCCAAAAAACAAGAAACTTCTGAAAAAGACCAAAGAGGTCACACGCAGCAAAAACTATAAGTTTGCTTGGACACGCAATGGTTTCATCTTCGTTAGAAAGGATGATAGGTCGAGGGTCGTTAGGGTCTCTAGTGAAGAGGATCTATCTAAGATCGTATAA
- the LOC123310335 gene encoding uncharacterized protein LOC123310335, producing the protein MERNMRLKPKCCVPNCEDRTCKRHRFPNPEKYPTLFKLWVEKVNNSILKNKTPQQIRKTYLVCDRHFPENYKTEGRKGIWDTAYPSLFLPDESNDVLEMQECTNVPEIHEGNNDLMIGEPAGCSNSIHLLRRGAVKKRVMMNIHEKNLLKRLTYQNRRIQKMSDEISLFKNRLRCAQKLNSSLNLNKILKYVSQCTINFIQSQLRNQRLQPRGWRFFSYLYFFKFNIHIQRSRVNVVLSSTSR; encoded by the exons ATGGAAAGAAATATGAGGTTGAAACCTAAGTGTTGTGTTCCAAATTGTGAGGATAGGACATGCAAGCGTCATCGGTTTCCGAATCCAGAAAAATATCCTACTCTCTTCAAACTTTGGGTGGAAAAAGTGAATAATTCTATcctgaaaaataaaacaccACAACAGATACGGAAAACATATCTTGTTTGTGATAGACATTTTCCAGAAAATTACAAAACAGAGGGCCGAAAAGGAATTTGGGATACTGCTTACCCGTCCTTGTTTCTTCCTG atgaaagtAATGATGTTCTGGAAATGCAAGAATGTACCAATGTTCCAGAGATCCATGAAGGCAACAATGATCTGATGATAGGGGAACCTGCTGGCTGTTCAAATTCAATCCACTTATTGAGACGAGGAGCAGTCAAGAAAAGGGTGATGATGAACattcacgaaaaaaatttactgAAAAGACTGACTTATCAGAATAGACGAATTCAGAAGATGTCTGATGAAATCAgtcttttcaaaaatagattaaGATGTGCACAAAAGCTCAATTCCTCActgaatttgaataaaatattgaaatatgtatCTCAATGCAccataaattttattcagtctCAGTTGAGGAACCAACGGCTTCAACCAAGGGGTTGGcgatttttttcttatctctATTTTTTTAAGTTTAATATTCATATTCAACGTTCACGCGTGAATGTCGTTCTGTCGAGCACGTCTCGGTGA
- the LOC123310333 gene encoding uncharacterized protein LOC123310333: protein MSEYDIICLTETWLDDNILDSEVLNNSYKVYRRDRRSGSSLKSRGGGVLVAVSNNLTSFSESSWCSEAEDIWVTIVPDRGSKARVHIGCAYIPPRDMVALNSFTSSLCDIVNNNNCNDTFVICGDFNLPEIKWNMNPLNSFCIPSNARDPCSASFVDAISLSGLNQFNSFVNVSGNTLDLVLNNNFNITDFQLSEFPLVPEDPSHNTLQFNINVPVQHKKCLGNSRNRNFNRADFGAINEALGAIDWTRELSYQDLDTAVDRFYEILDDIFDSSVPSYPKYCRKYPTWYSLASIKTIREKKKFHKRWKMYANSLDYATFRLLRARARHLISEDYKKYLASVEGSIVDDPKFFWRYVGNKKGSPCLPDSVGTPSGVSTNPQEICNKFSDYFASVFLPSSAITYNEPSEGFPLHLSNFNIERDDIRTKITSMRNGSPGPDGIPSSFLKNCCDLIVEPLFILFNKSLKDGCFPYKWKVSSITPIFKSGNKNLVENYRPISKLCAIDLKRFISHLVYLRGPT from the coding sequence ATGAGTGAATATGATATAATTTGTCTAACGGAAACTTGGCTCGATGATAATATCTTAGACTCTGAGGTACTAAATAACTCCTATAAAGTCTACCGGCGAGATAGAAGGTCTGGCTCGTCGCTCAAGAGTAGGGGGGGTGGTGTTCTGGTGGCAGTCTCGAATAATCTCACGAGTTTTTCTGAGAGCTCCTGGTGCTCAGAAGCTGAGGACATTTGGGTAACTATAGTTCCTGATCGGGGTAGCAAAGCTAGAGTTCACATTGGATGTGCCTACATCCCACCGAGAGACATGGTGGCTTTAAATTCCTTTACAAGTAGCCTATGTGATatagttaataataataattgtaacgaTACCTTTGTTATCTGCGGCGACTTCAACTTGCCAGAAATAAAGTGGAATATGAACCCACTAAATTCCTTCTGTATCCCAAGTAATGCTAGAGATCCCTGTTCGGCTTCCTTCGTGGACGCCATTTCCCTCTCGGGCTTGAATCAGTTCAACAGCTTTGTCAATGTCTCCGGCAATACACTTGACTTAGTTCTTAATAACAATTTCAATATAACCGATTTTCAACTCTCTGAATTCCCTCTAGTTCCTGAAGATCCAAGTCATAATACTTTACAGTTTAATATAAATGTTCCTGTTCAACATAAGAAATGTTTGGGTAATTCACGCAATCGAAATTTCAACCGTGCTGACTTTGGTGCGATAAATGAAGCTCTTGGTGCCATTGATTGGACACGCGAGTTGTCTTACCAAGATCTAGATACTGCTGTGGATAGATTCTATGAGATTTTGGATGATATATTTGATAGTTCAGTCCCTTCCTATCCCAAATACTGCAGAAAATATCCAACTTGGTACTCCCTAGCTTCTATCAAAACCATaagggaaaagaaaaaatttcataagcGGTGGAAGATGTATGCCAACTCGTTGGATTACGCTACATTCAGGCTTTTGAGGGCTAGAGCCAGGCATCTGATCTCAGAGGATTACAAAAAGTATTTGGCGAGTGTGGAGGGTAGCATTGTGGATGATCCGAAGTTTTTCTGGCGATATGTGGGGAATAAGAAGGGTTCTCCTTGTTTGCCTGATTCTGTCGGTACACCCAGTGGTGTCTCGACTAACCCGCAGGAAATTTGTAATAAGTTCTCTGATTATTTTGCCTCAGTTTTTCTTCCTTCCTCGGCTATAACCTATAATGAACCTTCTGAAGGGTTTCCTCTGCATTTATCTAATTTCAATATTGAGCGCGATGATATCCGCACTAAGATCACGTCCATGCGTAATGGGAGTCCTGGCCCTGATGGTATTCCTTCCTCTTTCCTGAAAAATTGTTGCGATTTGATTGTTGAACctctatttattttattcaacaaGTCTTTAAAGGATGGTTGCTTCCCTTATAAATGGAAAGTTAGCAGTATCACCCCTATATTCAAATCAGGGAATAAAAATCTTGTTGAGAACTACAGACCTATTTCTAAACTCTGCGCGATTG